The following are encoded together in the Bradyrhizobium algeriense genome:
- a CDS encoding gamma-glutamylcyclotransferase produces the protein MTADAFIHLPELRTRVTHPEKSRLRLTPEMFAMWEQRVREAGWPADWRLSDEVIEASRLAVLGDHSAGCDLWIYCYGSLMWDPGFHFAEVRLADVEGYQRRFTLKINLGRGSHDYPALMLSLEPQQGRCHGLAFRIAAASVHTETAILWRREMLRGGYAPAMVPMLTPQGPIEALAFVSNPSHPSYVGELPLAETARLIASGKGILGTNREYLVQLALQLDALGIQDPYVEQLHAEIGATPGT, from the coding sequence TTGACCGCGGACGCATTCATTCATTTGCCCGAGCTTCGAACCCGGGTGACGCATCCGGAAAAATCGCGGCTGCGGCTGACGCCCGAGATGTTTGCGATGTGGGAGCAGCGTGTGCGGGAAGCGGGATGGCCCGCTGACTGGCGGCTGTCGGACGAGGTGATCGAGGCGTCGCGGCTTGCGGTGCTCGGCGATCACAGCGCGGGCTGCGACCTCTGGATCTATTGCTACGGCTCGCTGATGTGGGATCCAGGATTTCATTTCGCCGAAGTCCGGCTTGCCGACGTTGAGGGCTATCAGCGCCGCTTCACGCTGAAGATCAATCTCGGCCGGGGATCGCATGACTATCCGGCGCTGATGCTTTCGCTGGAGCCGCAGCAAGGACGTTGCCACGGACTGGCGTTCCGCATCGCCGCCGCCTCCGTCCATACAGAGACCGCGATCCTGTGGCGCCGCGAGATGCTGCGCGGCGGCTACGCGCCGGCGATGGTGCCGATGCTCACTCCGCAGGGGCCGATCGAGGCGCTTGCCTTTGTCTCGAACCCTTCGCACCCGAGCTATGTCGGCGAGCTGCCGCTGGCGGAGACCGCGCGCCTGATCGCAAGCGGGAAGGGCATCCTCGGCACCAACAGGGAATACCTCGTGCAACTGGCGCTGCAGCTCGATGCGTTGGGGATACAGGATCCTTATGTCGAGCAACTCCACGCCGAGATCGGCGCCACGCCGGGTACCTGA